The following are encoded in a window of Flavobacteriales bacterium genomic DNA:
- a CDS encoding integration host factor subunit beta — MTKADIVAEIAGKTGIEKAAVLSTVEEFMMTVSTSLEEGNNVYLRGFGSFTVKQRAQKTGRNISKNTTIVIQAQSVPHFKPSKSFIRNVKASVKA; from the coding sequence ATGACAAAAGCAGATATAGTAGCGGAAATCGCAGGAAAGACAGGAATTGAGAAAGCTGCAGTTCTAAGTACAGTAGAAGAATTCATGATGACAGTAAGTACTTCATTAGAAGAAGGAAATAATGTTTACCTAAGAGGATTCGGAAGCTTTACAGTAAAACAAAGAGCACAGAAAACTGGAAGAAACATTTCTAAGAACACAACAATTGTAATCCAAGCTCAAAGTGTACCTCACTTCAAGCCATCGAAATCTTTCATTAGAAACGTAAAAGCAAGCGTTAAAGCTTAA
- a CDS encoding COX15/CtaA family protein, with protein MNGTSNKIISNWLYIGAAFILLILIVGGITRVTDSGLSMVNWKLLMGAVPPLSEESWIAKFDEYKQFPEYKEVHNHFTLTEFKSIFFWEYLHRMLGRTLSFVFLVPFLFFLYKKWLSRTLVKKLLVVFVLGGCQGLLGWYMVKSGLVDQPDVSHFRLASHLSLAFFLVGYCLWLAFDLQFENKRLDANKDFSLLAKLILLLIFIQVIYGAFVAGLNAGRIYTTFPMMGDVWIAEGVYA; from the coding sequence ATGAACGGTACATCAAATAAAATAATTAGTAACTGGCTTTATATCGGAGCTGCTTTTATATTGCTCATATTAATTGTGGGAGGAATTACCAGGGTAACTGATTCTGGTTTATCTATGGTTAATTGGAAGTTGCTAATGGGCGCTGTACCTCCTTTAAGTGAAGAGAGTTGGATTGCTAAATTTGACGAGTATAAACAGTTTCCTGAGTATAAAGAGGTGCATAATCATTTTACGTTAACGGAGTTTAAATCAATTTTTTTCTGGGAGTATCTTCATCGAATGCTGGGAAGAACCTTGTCTTTTGTATTCCTAGTGCCATTTTTATTCTTCTTATATAAAAAGTGGCTCAGTAGAACTTTAGTGAAGAAACTCTTGGTCGTTTTTGTTTTGGGTGGTTGTCAAGGCTTACTGGGGTGGTATATGGTAAAAAGTGGACTTGTAGATCAGCCAGATGTGAGTCACTTCAGATTGGCCAGCCATCTAAGTTTAGCTTTTTTCTTGGTTGGTTATTGTTTGTGGTTAGCTTTCGATCTTCAATTTGAAAACAAAAGATTAGATGCGAATAAAGATTTTTCATTGCTTGCCAAATTAATTTTACTATTAATTTTTATTCAAGTTATTTATGGTGCATTTGTGGCAGGGTTAAATGCTGGTCGTATTTATACCACTTTCCCTATGATGGGAGATGTTTGGATAGCAGAAGGGGTCTATGCCAT
- a CDS encoding response regulator transcription factor, which yields MRKNLNLTVIGASRDINNAICDLLPKHFNSVFSLQRKHLSKEDNEYGHIIENSEAIILDISTAEKKNTEEITYVNEWDEKIPVIAIGTYTERVFADSIIKKGAAAYLSFNSFADELEDALENILNNKKYICKQINSQSSR from the coding sequence ATGAGAAAAAATTTAAACCTTACTGTTATCGGCGCATCACGTGATATCAACAACGCCATTTGCGACCTTTTGCCTAAGCATTTCAACTCTGTTTTCTCATTGCAGAGAAAGCACTTGAGCAAAGAAGATAATGAGTACGGCCACATAATAGAGAACTCCGAGGCTATCATTCTTGATATTTCAACTGCCGAAAAGAAAAACACAGAAGAAATTACATATGTAAATGAATGGGATGAAAAAATCCCAGTGATTGCAATAGGAACGTATACAGAACGTGTCTTTGCAGATTCAATAATTAAAAAAGGTGCTGCCGCATATCTGTCCTTTAATTCATTCGCAGATGAACTCGAGGATGCCCTAGAAAACATTTTAAATAACAAGAAATACATCTGTAAACAGATTAACAGTCAATCTTCTAGGTAA
- a CDS encoding PAS domain-containing sensor histidine kinase, whose amino-acid sequence MDKLKEIKKAFSYCPLGVNIFNTSLDLVYANDIYFNLTNTVLGDIESAKYLDVIHPNDIDNVLSTWKTKMEISPYEFDMTYRLKLIDGKVIWVNVKSRMILDNGELLGFIDIVQDKSEEKNYEEKILTEIMESEDMERRRFANELHDGLGQNLTAAFLNLETIRDKVSSLDIEAVEKFNTGVNFISEAINETRSIAHNIMPKAIDDFGFTITVEGMIEGLKEVSTIVFTFYHNLGESRISAATEFNLYRITQEAINNILKHSEAKQATIQLIKHETNVILTIEDDGVGFNKEKIGKGSMDFGINSMINRANSIMASINIDSHVNQGTTLTIEAPIQ is encoded by the coding sequence TTGGATAAATTAAAGGAAATAAAAAAGGCTTTCAGCTATTGCCCACTAGGTGTTAACATTTTCAACACCTCTCTCGATTTGGTTTATGCGAACGATATTTATTTTAACCTTACCAATACTGTTTTAGGAGATATAGAAAGTGCTAAATATTTGGACGTCATTCACCCAAATGACATTGACAATGTTCTTAGTACTTGGAAAACTAAAATGGAAATCAGCCCATATGAATTTGATATGACTTATCGATTAAAACTGATCGATGGGAAAGTTATCTGGGTTAATGTTAAATCCAGAATGATATTAGATAATGGAGAACTTCTTGGGTTCATTGATATTGTTCAAGATAAATCGGAAGAGAAAAATTACGAAGAGAAGATACTAACCGAAATTATGGAATCGGAAGATATGGAAAGGCGAAGGTTTGCCAATGAACTTCATGATGGACTTGGTCAAAACCTTACTGCGGCTTTCCTTAATCTTGAAACAATTCGCGATAAAGTCTCTAGTCTTGACATTGAAGCTGTTGAAAAATTCAATACCGGAGTTAATTTTATTAGTGAAGCAATAAATGAAACGAGGAGTATTGCTCACAATATCATGCCTAAGGCGATTGATGATTTTGGATTTACGATAACAGTAGAAGGAATGATTGAAGGCTTAAAAGAAGTTTCTACTATTGTATTTACATTTTACCACAACCTTGGGGAATCTAGAATTAGTGCAGCAACAGAATTCAATCTTTACAGGATTACACAAGAGGCCATTAATAACATCTTAAAACATTCTGAGGCAAAGCAAGCAACAATTCAATTAATTAAACATGAAACCAACGTAATTCTAACAATTGAAGATGATGGTGTCGGATTTAATAAAGAAAAAATTGGAAAAGGCTCCATGGATTTTGGAATTAACAGTATGATTAATAGAGCAAATTCTATCATGGCATCAATAAATATAGATAGCCATGTAAACCAGGGCACTACTTTAACTATCGAAGCACCAATACAATGA
- a CDS encoding response regulator transcription factor: MSDSRKIKIILVDDHKVIRDALTAYLNNDERFEIIAEASNGNDAIELAKTVKVDIMIMDINMGEPDGIECTKQIKLIDSNIKILALTMFNESLHIKQMMNAGASGYLLKNVGVEEVKSAILKVYDGNIYYSTEVTETVMNSLQEKTPSSSSKMSGDIPLTSREKEVLQLIIEEFSNKEIADKLFISTRTVDAHKRNLLEKTNSKNVAGLVVYAINNKVLDWN; the protein is encoded by the coding sequence ATGAGCGATTCTAGAAAAATAAAAATCATACTAGTAGATGATCACAAAGTGATAAGAGATGCCCTTACTGCTTATCTAAATAATGATGAAAGATTCGAAATCATAGCAGAGGCAAGTAACGGAAATGATGCAATTGAATTGGCCAAAACCGTTAAGGTAGATATTATGATTATGGACATTAACATGGGTGAACCCGACGGAATAGAGTGTACCAAACAAATTAAACTTATTGATTCGAATATTAAAATACTTGCTTTGACCATGTTTAACGAGAGTCTGCACATTAAACAAATGATGAATGCCGGAGCCTCTGGTTATTTATTGAAAAACGTAGGTGTGGAAGAAGTTAAATCCGCCATTTTAAAAGTTTATGATGGGAATATATACTACAGTACAGAGGTCACAGAAACAGTAATGAACAGCCTACAAGAAAAAACCCCATCATCAAGTTCAAAAATGTCTGGCGATATTCCTCTTACCAGCAGAGAGAAAGAGGTACTTCAATTAATAATTGAAGAATTTTCTAATAAGGAAATTGCTGATAAATTATTCATCAGTACAAGAACTGTTGATGCCCATAAAAGGAACCTTTTAGAGAAAACAAATTCAAAAAACGTCGCCGGTCTAGTTGTCTATGCCATTAATAACAAGGTACTTGACTGGAACTAA